In Arenicella chitinivorans, one genomic interval encodes:
- the atpE gene encoding F0F1 ATP synthase subunit C: METIVGMTVLSIAIMLGLAAVGAALGIALMGGRFLEGVARQPEMANSLQTKMFLLAGLIDALPIIAVAIALYFLFASGLIDIENVKTLMGQ, encoded by the coding sequence ATGGAAACTATCGTAGGTATGACCGTTCTTAGTATTGCAATCATGCTGGGTTTGGCCGCTGTTGGCGCCGCTCTGGGTATTGCTTTGATGGGTGGCCGCTTCTTGGAAGGCGTAGCTCGTCAGCCTGAAATGGCTAATTCACTGCAAACTAAGATGTTCCTTCTTGCTGGTTTGATCGACGCTCTGCCAATTATCGCAGTAGCGATCGCGCTTTACTTCTTGTTTGCTTCAGGTTTGATCGACATCGAAAACGTAAAAACGTTAATGGGTCAGTAA
- the atpB gene encoding F0F1 ATP synthase subunit A: MASGNGELTGAGYIKHHLTNLTFGQHPDGTWGFAHSAAEAKEMGFMAIHVDSMLWSIALGLLFLLVFRSFAKSFKKENPGKAQVAVESIFQFAQDSKNSSFTPHAKNDYIAPIALTVFVWVLLMNIMDIVPIDWLPTLAAVFNGESWSQISSTGAHTYMKVVPTTDPNITLGMALSVFVMIVYYSIKVKGAGGFLKELAFQPFGPKLLPFNLLLETVALLAKPLSLGLRLFGNLYAAELIFILIAMTFSAGIGIGLLGGFAQMGWAIFHILVIPLQAYIFMMLTIVYLSQAHEHH; this comes from the coding sequence ATGGCATCTGGAAACGGCGAACTAACTGGCGCTGGTTATATTAAGCACCACTTAACCAACCTAACTTTTGGTCAGCACCCTGACGGTACTTGGGGCTTTGCGCATTCAGCAGCGGAAGCAAAAGAAATGGGCTTTATGGCGATCCATGTGGACAGCATGTTGTGGTCGATCGCACTGGGCCTGCTTTTCTTGTTGGTCTTTCGTAGCTTTGCTAAGAGCTTCAAAAAGGAAAACCCTGGTAAAGCACAGGTTGCGGTTGAATCCATCTTTCAATTTGCGCAAGACAGTAAGAACAGTTCATTCACACCGCACGCTAAAAACGATTATATCGCGCCAATTGCGTTGACCGTTTTCGTGTGGGTGCTGCTCATGAATATCATGGATATTGTGCCGATTGACTGGTTACCGACGTTGGCAGCCGTGTTCAACGGCGAGTCGTGGTCACAAATTTCTTCGACTGGTGCACATACCTATATGAAGGTGGTGCCTACGACTGACCCCAATATCACACTGGGCATGGCATTGAGTGTGTTTGTCATGATCGTGTACTACAGCATTAAAGTGAAAGGTGCTGGTGGTTTTCTAAAAGAGCTCGCGTTCCAGCCTTTCGGCCCTAAGTTGTTGCCATTCAACCTGTTGCTGGAGACTGTTGCTCTGCTGGCTAAGCCGCTCTCTTTGGGTCTGCGACTGTTCGGAAACCTTTACGCGGCCGAACTTATCTTTATCTTGATTGCCATGACCTTCAGTGCTGGCATCGGGATCGGTTTGTTGGGTGGATTCGCTCAAATGGGCTGGGCCATCTTCCATATTTTAGTAATTCCGCTTCAAGCTTATATTTTCATGATGTTGACCATCGTGTATCTAAGCCAAGCGCATGAGCACCACTAA
- a CDS encoding ATP synthase subunit I — MAVTQLLVTVFLGVVLYFSTDLLNAISAFAGGIIAAAANLYMALRMWSGKRKQPASEMLARFYTSVVLKVIFTLSMMIISIIVIKVSIAPFIISYLLVAVAVNLLFLLVPTNDVVVREDRKTHHEKI; from the coding sequence TTGGCGGTTACACAGTTGCTAGTGACGGTTTTTTTGGGGGTCGTCCTGTATTTCAGCACTGACCTGCTGAATGCGATATCCGCTTTTGCGGGGGGAATAATCGCTGCTGCTGCGAATTTGTATATGGCCCTCAGAATGTGGAGTGGCAAGCGCAAGCAGCCCGCCTCCGAGATGCTGGCTCGTTTTTATACCAGTGTCGTATTAAAAGTTATATTCACTTTGAGCATGATGATTATTTCAATCATCGTCATCAAAGTGTCGATTGCGCCGTTTATAATCTCCTACCTGCTGGTAGCAGTGGCGGTCAATCTACTGTTTTTGCTGGTTCCCACAAATGATGTCGTCGTTCGGGAAGACCGCAAAACACACCACGAAAAAATTTAA
- a CDS encoding ATP-binding response regulator codes for MSEKFKLYVAEERAKSTAEHALVSILSELGHSTLTVALLWSMFPASELLAWFACAATVSLIVYILHNQVLPDKPLYTPRRWFFSVTCSSFSVGFVWGLVPVLFFSPDNIVYLAFIIALYTGYVSGGLSVTFTHQPSFVAFSTGITLPFAARMFFQDEQVYNTIGALAIFYVAMLIYVSKNMNTLFLETAKIQFANLQLVEDLAREKEAVEQAVSAKDRFLAAASHDLRQPLNAISLFVDALRPLQTKAAGNQIIEKIRLSLKGLNSMLHSLLDISRLDAGAVDSTPKHTSLTTLTAQLVEEYQTKAAHLRLVNELDDEYTVFANPTLVYRVVRNLVDNAVKYTNEGLVTLRARQDDDTVYLEIEDTGIGIPQEKLTTVFDEFEQLNNPERNREKGLGLGLAIVKRLCDLGKIEIQLKSKLGFGTLVSLRLRRGVITEPGDHAEPNSDSLHGKLIAVIDDEQSILDGMQHLVSSWGCDTIVGESQDKIMAALTQQSRVPDLIISDLRLREGSRGIDVIDVICEEYNTDIPAILVTGDTAPEHINEAQQSGLSVIYKPVDVQLLQAEVIQLIQQHHP; via the coding sequence ATGTCGGAAAAATTTAAGCTATACGTCGCCGAAGAACGCGCCAAATCCACTGCCGAGCACGCCCTAGTTTCGATACTATCTGAGCTTGGTCACTCGACGCTGACTGTTGCATTGTTGTGGTCGATGTTTCCGGCCAGCGAGCTATTAGCCTGGTTTGCCTGCGCCGCAACGGTATCACTTATCGTGTATATTTTACACAACCAGGTGCTGCCGGATAAGCCGCTTTACACACCACGTCGTTGGTTTTTTTCGGTTACATGTAGCTCCTTTTCGGTAGGGTTCGTTTGGGGCCTGGTTCCCGTGCTGTTTTTTAGTCCAGATAACATTGTGTATTTGGCGTTTATTATCGCCTTGTATACCGGCTATGTGTCTGGCGGCTTGTCGGTCACCTTCACGCACCAACCCAGTTTCGTGGCGTTCTCAACCGGTATTACATTGCCTTTTGCGGCACGTATGTTTTTTCAGGATGAGCAGGTATACAACACGATCGGCGCTCTGGCGATTTTTTACGTGGCCATGCTGATTTATGTGTCGAAGAATATGAATACGCTATTCTTGGAGACCGCCAAAATACAGTTTGCTAATCTTCAGTTGGTCGAAGATCTCGCACGAGAAAAAGAGGCTGTGGAGCAGGCGGTTTCCGCTAAAGATCGTTTTCTCGCTGCCGCCAGTCATGACTTACGGCAACCGCTCAACGCGATCAGCCTATTTGTGGACGCGCTGAGACCATTACAAACTAAGGCAGCAGGCAATCAGATAATCGAAAAAATCAGATTGTCACTTAAGGGGTTGAACAGCATGCTGCACAGCCTGTTGGATATCTCTCGACTCGACGCCGGTGCTGTCGACAGTACGCCTAAACACACATCATTAACCACGTTAACCGCGCAACTCGTCGAGGAATACCAAACTAAGGCAGCGCATTTACGCTTAGTCAACGAACTGGACGATGAATACACCGTATTTGCGAATCCGACTCTGGTGTATCGCGTGGTACGGAACTTGGTCGACAACGCGGTAAAGTACACTAATGAAGGGCTCGTCACTTTGCGTGCTCGACAAGATGACGACACGGTTTATCTGGAAATAGAAGATACCGGAATTGGCATTCCACAGGAAAAGCTCACAACCGTGTTCGATGAGTTTGAGCAACTTAATAACCCCGAACGCAATCGCGAAAAAGGCCTTGGTTTAGGCTTAGCCATCGTCAAACGTTTATGCGATCTCGGCAAGATCGAAATACAGCTAAAGTCTAAACTCGGATTTGGCACACTGGTTTCCTTACGTTTGCGACGTGGTGTTATTACCGAACCTGGCGACCACGCGGAACCCAATAGCGACTCTCTACACGGTAAGCTCATAGCGGTGATTGATGACGAACAATCAATTTTGGATGGGATGCAGCATTTGGTCAGTAGTTGGGGCTGCGACACCATCGTCGGCGAATCACAGGACAAAATCATGGCCGCACTAACACAACAATCACGGGTTCCAGACCTGATTATTTCTGACTTGCGACTACGCGAAGGTAGTCGGGGCATTGATGTGATCGATGTGATTTGCGAAGAATACAACACCGACATTCCAGCGATACTCGTCACCGGCGATACCGCACCCGAACACATAAATGAGGCGCAGCAAAGTGGTTTATCGGTGATTTATAAACCGGTGGACGTTCAACTTCTACAAGCTGAAGTGATCCAGCTGATTCAGCAACATCACCCTTAG
- a CDS encoding response regulator transcription factor, whose amino-acid sequence MSKTNKQILLVDDHALFADGLKLILENLDGLDSVTISTDAFAVLSNRETLSQYDLVLIDLHMPRFSGFAFLTAVQTQSIPVTVAVISGTEKKSDIERALTLGAQGFIPKDSPSDELLSAVSSMLSGQRYLPLHWAGEIDWSPVERESKSAQTNLTERQMQVLELMRDGMQNKQIAVVLGVSVSSVKGHIELLFKNLNVNNRTACVQAAREAHII is encoded by the coding sequence ATGTCTAAAACCAACAAACAGATTTTATTGGTTGATGATCATGCCCTTTTTGCGGATGGTCTGAAGCTAATATTGGAGAATTTGGATGGCTTGGACAGTGTCACAATCTCAACCGATGCCTTCGCAGTACTCAGTAATCGTGAAACCTTGTCTCAATATGATCTCGTGTTAATTGATCTGCATATGCCGAGGTTCAGTGGTTTTGCATTTCTTACTGCGGTGCAGACGCAATCTATTCCTGTGACGGTCGCTGTTATTTCGGGTACCGAGAAAAAATCGGATATTGAGCGGGCACTAACACTGGGCGCCCAGGGCTTTATCCCTAAAGACAGCCCGAGTGATGAACTGTTGAGCGCGGTTAGCTCAATGTTATCAGGGCAGCGTTATCTGCCCTTGCATTGGGCTGGAGAGATTGATTGGTCGCCGGTCGAACGCGAATCGAAAAGCGCGCAAACCAACTTAACTGAACGCCAGATGCAAGTGCTTGAGCTGATGCGCGATGGTATGCAAAACAAGCAGATAGCGGTGGTGCTGGGTGTCAGTGTGTCTTCGGTGAAGGGTCACATCGAGCTATTATTTAAAAACCTCAACGTCAATAATCGAACTGCTTGCGTACAGGCAGCGCGTGAAGCACACATAATCTAA
- a CDS encoding right-handed parallel beta-helix repeat-containing protein, translating into MNTKHIFYILALLAIAVTSTSNAAPLVNCGDYITTNVTLDSDLHCTSGYTALEVGANNITIDLNGHVLSGTSDLMGVLIHARNNVTIKNGWIRGFWGGINTARSDKLRIDNVSFYGMNQGLIMAGTDDGSVTNSDFINLNGTGVRIYTHSAFASADRNTIQNNEFYQVRVGVGICGTSAENNVIADNLMWKTVDNAIALNHANRNKISGNRILDQGDGAAIRINSSFYNDVFNNTLQTGQHSALSILANAASPCLEPAEQRSGKNRFYNNRVDGFDTAINLGLGTDSGRYIEGNGILSNQIHNSNIGIMFRSDAYSNYARDNNFTGTTTPIYDLGINNNY; encoded by the coding sequence ATGAATACCAAGCATATTTTCTATATCCTGGCGCTACTGGCCATCGCCGTCACATCGACGAGTAACGCAGCACCATTGGTAAATTGTGGAGACTACATCACCACCAATGTCACCCTGGACTCAGACTTACACTGCACCAGCGGGTACACCGCACTGGAAGTTGGCGCCAACAATATCACCATCGACTTGAATGGCCATGTCTTGTCGGGTACTAGTGACCTAATGGGTGTGTTAATTCATGCACGTAATAATGTCACGATTAAGAATGGTTGGATTAGAGGCTTTTGGGGCGGCATTAACACAGCACGTTCTGACAAACTACGTATCGACAACGTCAGTTTTTACGGTATGAACCAGGGCCTTATTATGGCCGGGACCGATGATGGCAGCGTTACCAACAGTGATTTTATCAATCTCAACGGCACAGGCGTGCGAATTTATACGCACTCTGCATTTGCCTCCGCAGATCGCAACACAATCCAAAATAATGAATTTTACCAGGTTCGTGTAGGGGTTGGTATTTGCGGAACTAGCGCCGAGAACAATGTAATTGCAGACAATTTGATGTGGAAAACGGTGGATAATGCTATTGCCCTGAATCACGCCAACCGCAACAAAATAAGCGGCAATCGTATCTTGGACCAAGGAGACGGTGCCGCGATACGCATTAACAGTTCGTTTTACAATGACGTGTTTAACAACACACTGCAAACAGGCCAACACTCCGCACTTTCCATTCTTGCGAATGCAGCTTCCCCATGCTTAGAACCCGCTGAACAGCGCAGCGGCAAAAACCGCTTTTACAATAATCGGGTAGACGGATTCGATACCGCGATCAACCTCGGTCTTGGGACCGACAGTGGGCGATATATCGAAGGCAATGGCATCCTAAGTAACCAGATTCACAATAGCAACATTGGCATCATGTTTCGGTCAGACGCATACAGCAACTATGCTCGGGATAACAATTTTACTGGCACCACCACACCGATTTACGACCTCGGTATCAACAATAATTACTAA
- a CDS encoding helix-turn-helix domain-containing protein, translating to MIDIADVVKASGLPPSALRYYEEKGLIRSIGRNGLRRLYAQSVLQQLQFIALGKAAGFSLDEIKAMYTRDGNYSVDRRLLQTKANEIDGMIKRLEAVRDGLRHAAECPAPSHQACDKFQRLLAHATRLQQRDRTRQS from the coding sequence ATGATAGATATTGCTGACGTAGTAAAAGCGAGCGGCTTACCGCCGTCTGCGTTGCGTTACTATGAAGAAAAGGGATTGATTCGTTCAATAGGACGCAATGGCTTGCGGCGGCTCTATGCGCAATCGGTGCTGCAACAATTGCAATTTATTGCTTTGGGTAAAGCCGCGGGGTTTTCATTAGATGAAATCAAAGCCATGTACACACGCGATGGAAACTATTCTGTCGATCGTCGGCTTTTGCAAACCAAAGCGAACGAGATCGATGGGATGATCAAACGGTTGGAAGCGGTGCGTGATGGCCTGCGCCATGCCGCTGAGTGTCCAGCACCAAGCCATCAAGCATGTGATAAGTTTCAACGCTTACTCGCTCATGCGACCCGATTGCAACAGCGGGATCGCACTCGTCAATCCTGA
- a CDS encoding DUF2938 domain-containing protein yields the protein MSDHQPTFMLFCSQSIFIGIGATLMIDSWAQVLRRAWRIKTLDYALVGRWLGHLTRFTIKHDTITRSPKVAGEVPLGWLAHYLIGIIFAACFLAIIDPQWMLEPKVIPATVFGLVTVSFPFFVLQPSFGVGVASAKSPNPLRARLVSLSTHLAFGFGLFVSAEVYHALI from the coding sequence ATGTCTGACCACCAACCAACATTTATGCTTTTCTGCAGCCAATCGATCTTTATCGGCATCGGCGCCACTCTAATGATCGATTCATGGGCGCAAGTGCTACGCCGCGCTTGGCGCATCAAGACCCTGGACTATGCGCTAGTTGGTCGCTGGCTTGGACATTTAACGCGTTTCACCATCAAACACGACACCATCACGCGCAGCCCCAAAGTAGCCGGCGAAGTTCCACTGGGATGGCTAGCGCACTACCTAATCGGTATTATTTTTGCGGCATGTTTTCTTGCCATTATCGACCCCCAGTGGATGTTGGAACCTAAAGTCATTCCAGCGACAGTGTTTGGCTTAGTGACGGTTAGCTTTCCGTTTTTCGTACTGCAACCAAGTTTTGGCGTTGGTGTTGCATCAGCTAAGAGTCCAAATCCACTTCGCGCTCGATTAGTGTCACTGTCGACGCACCTCGCCTTTGGGTTCGGGCTGTTTGTTAGCGCCGAGGTCTACCACGCGCTGATATGA
- a CDS encoding M50 family metallopeptidase, with protein MAISLSHRQKAIAVLLLAGLVFYLLSWSSFGRLAQWPFIILTTFIHELGHGLTAIVVGGEFVSMHLYADASGLAKLRLPNNGLSRALAAAGGLLAPSLFGGVLIWAGRSTKRSSRVFLALSIVMLFSCILWIRSLFGLTVIGGLGVGFLALARLRRPGLHQFLIQFIGVHMLVDTLTRTLGYLMSSSAKVDGSIRHSDTAAIADALVGPPLLYGILIAISALSIFWFSLRATYFR; from the coding sequence ATGGCAATTTCACTTTCACATCGGCAGAAAGCTATTGCAGTGCTACTTTTGGCTGGCCTAGTCTTTTACTTGCTCTCTTGGTCGAGTTTTGGACGCTTGGCTCAATGGCCTTTCATCATTTTAACCACGTTCATACATGAACTGGGGCATGGCTTAACCGCCATCGTCGTTGGTGGAGAGTTTGTTAGCATGCATTTATACGCCGATGCTTCTGGTCTGGCTAAGTTAAGACTTCCCAATAATGGCCTGTCACGCGCATTGGCTGCCGCCGGTGGTTTATTGGCACCCTCACTTTTTGGCGGAGTATTGATTTGGGCCGGCCGATCAACCAAACGGTCTTCGCGCGTGTTTCTTGCGCTTAGCATCGTAATGCTATTCAGTTGTATCTTGTGGATTCGCAGCCTATTCGGCTTGACGGTTATTGGTGGTCTTGGAGTTGGGTTTCTGGCATTAGCGCGACTTCGTCGGCCGGGTTTGCATCAGTTTCTGATCCAGTTTATTGGTGTGCATATGCTGGTGGATACCCTGACTCGAACCCTAGGATACCTAATGTCTTCCAGTGCCAAGGTGGACGGTTCGATCCGCCACTCAGACACCGCTGCCATTGCCGACGCGTTAGTGGGCCCACCGCTGTTGTACGGAATACTGATAGCGATCTCAGCGTTGAGTATCTTTTGGTTTAGTTTGCGCGCGACTTATTTTCGCTAA
- a CDS encoding ParB/RepB/Spo0J family partition protein: MTTKKKRLGRGLDALLGSTDPESSNESSPNGEIKQPSTLPIEQLQPGQYQPRTRMDQESLQELASSIKSQGIIQPILVRPVGDRKYEIIAGERRWRAAQLAQLEDVPVLVRNIPDEATLAVALIENIQRENLNPVEEALGLKRLMDEFELTHEEMARSVGRSRAAVTNLLRLLTLSHGAKQLLEHGKIEMGHARALLGLPVEHQDFAAAEVYSKRLSVRQTEALVRSYANPKKKKPKSNKNADILSLEEELAEKLGTRVSLEDKNGKGKLVIEYKNLDVLDGILAHIK; encoded by the coding sequence ATGACAACTAAGAAAAAACGTTTAGGTCGAGGTCTGGACGCGCTGTTAGGCAGCACCGATCCTGAATCCAGCAATGAATCCAGCCCCAACGGCGAAATTAAACAACCCAGTACGTTGCCAATCGAGCAACTACAGCCCGGCCAGTATCAGCCACGTACACGCATGGACCAAGAGTCGTTGCAAGAGCTGGCATCGTCGATTAAGTCGCAAGGCATTATTCAACCTATTTTGGTCCGACCCGTTGGCGACAGAAAATACGAAATAATAGCGGGTGAACGACGCTGGCGCGCTGCGCAACTGGCGCAACTCGAGGACGTGCCGGTATTGGTGCGTAATATTCCAGATGAGGCCACACTGGCGGTGGCTTTGATTGAGAATATTCAGCGCGAGAACTTGAACCCAGTCGAAGAGGCGTTGGGTTTAAAACGCTTGATGGATGAATTCGAGCTGACTCATGAGGAGATGGCACGGAGCGTCGGTCGTTCTCGAGCAGCGGTTACTAACCTATTACGTTTGTTGACGTTGAGTCACGGTGCCAAGCAACTTCTCGAGCACGGAAAAATAGAGATGGGTCACGCACGTGCACTGTTGGGTTTACCGGTCGAGCATCAAGACTTCGCTGCGGCGGAAGTCTATTCCAAACGTTTGTCGGTACGTCAAACCGAAGCCTTGGTTCGATCTTACGCCAACCCGAAAAAGAAAAAGCCTAAAAGTAATAAAAACGCCGATATACTGAGTCTGGAAGAAGAGCTGGCGGAAAAGCTCGGTACTAGGGTGTCACTGGAAGACAAAAACGGCAAAGGTAAACTCGTCATCGAGTATAAGAACCTCGATGTATTGGACGGTATTCTGGCTCACATAAAGTAA
- a CDS encoding ParA family protein, whose amino-acid sequence MAKVISVTNQKGGVGKTTTSINLSAALVKRGKRILLLDMDPQGNASVGLGVNTDELEHTIYDVLLGEATAEQAIVETESGVDVMTANGDLAGAQVELLNEIGRELRLKKALEPITQAYDYIFIDCPPALNVLTINALVASHSVMIPMQCEYFALEGLSALISTIRAIRETLNSNLKIEGLLRTMYDKRNSLSGEVSRQLETHFGNKVYDTVVPRNVRLAEAPSYGEPAISYAPHSKGARAYILLADEMLKIASAKTAQTATA is encoded by the coding sequence ATGGCAAAAGTAATCTCAGTCACCAATCAAAAAGGTGGCGTAGGCAAAACCACCACCAGTATCAATCTGTCTGCAGCGTTAGTGAAACGCGGTAAACGCATTCTGTTGCTGGATATGGACCCGCAAGGGAATGCTAGCGTTGGCCTTGGGGTCAATACTGACGAGCTAGAGCATACGATCTATGACGTACTGCTGGGCGAAGCCACAGCTGAACAGGCGATTGTCGAAACCGAGAGTGGGGTCGATGTTATGACCGCTAATGGGGATCTGGCTGGAGCTCAAGTAGAACTGTTGAACGAAATTGGGCGTGAACTTCGCCTCAAAAAGGCACTTGAGCCGATCACTCAAGCTTACGATTATATTTTTATCGATTGCCCGCCAGCCTTGAACGTGCTGACCATCAATGCCCTGGTTGCTTCGCATTCAGTTATGATTCCGATGCAATGTGAGTATTTTGCCCTAGAAGGTTTGAGTGCGTTAATCTCTACCATCCGTGCAATTCGAGAAACCTTAAACTCCAATCTCAAGATTGAGGGGCTGCTGCGCACGATGTACGACAAACGCAACAGCCTGTCCGGTGAGGTCAGCCGACAGCTGGAAACGCATTTCGGGAATAAAGTCTACGACACTGTGGTGCCACGAAATGTTCGTCTGGCCGAGGCACCCAGTTATGGAGAGCCTGCAATCAGTTACGCACCGCATTCAAAGGGAGCGCGTGCATACATTCTTCTGGCCGACGAAATGTTAAAAATTGCGTCGGCTAAAACAGCACAGACAGCCACTGCTTAA
- the rsmG gene encoding 16S rRNA (guanine(527)-N(7))-methyltransferase RsmG has translation MNDLNTNTELREHLITRLKAGLDTLDISYGDEAIEKLITFMSLLAEWNKTHNLTAVDDLEEMLSVHIFDCASIRPYIKGASLLDVGSGAGLPGMILAILSPALSVTSVETRNKKAQFQMYAANQLQLENFKVENVRIEDFKPKEKFGVITCRAFSSIENFVTGSRQAIAPNGCWLAMKGVVPKEELKVLKKLNLKFDTFALKVPELDAQRNLIVISAPK, from the coding sequence ATGAATGATTTGAACACCAATACTGAGCTCCGAGAGCACTTGATAACCCGCCTTAAAGCGGGTTTGGATACCTTGGACATCTCCTACGGCGACGAGGCGATCGAGAAATTGATTACCTTTATGTCACTGCTGGCCGAGTGGAACAAGACGCATAACCTCACCGCAGTGGATGATTTGGAGGAAATGCTCAGTGTGCATATTTTTGACTGCGCAAGCATTCGACCTTATATCAAGGGCGCTTCCTTACTGGATGTCGGTAGCGGTGCGGGTCTGCCGGGGATGATTCTGGCGATTCTGTCACCTGCCCTGTCGGTCACATCGGTGGAAACCCGGAATAAGAAAGCACAGTTTCAGATGTACGCCGCCAATCAGTTACAACTGGAAAACTTCAAAGTCGAAAATGTGCGAATAGAAGACTTTAAACCGAAGGAAAAGTTCGGTGTCATCACTTGCCGCGCATTTTCAAGTATCGAGAATTTTGTAACTGGGTCGCGTCAAGCCATCGCCCCGAACGGTTGTTGGTTGGCCATGAAAGGCGTGGTTCCAAAAGAAGAGTTAAAAGTTTTAAAGAAGCTGAATCTAAAATTTGATACCTTTGCACTTAAAGTACCGGAACTGGACGCGCAGCGAAATTTAATCGTCATCAGCGCGCCGAAATAG